From one Mobula hypostoma chromosome 28, sMobHyp1.1, whole genome shotgun sequence genomic stretch:
- the LOC134339108 gene encoding selenide, water dikinase 1-like, with protein MPRIGIGMDSCVIPLRHGGLSLVQTTDFFYPLVDDPYMMGRIACANVLSDLYAMGITECDNMLMLLSVSQKMTEKERDKVVPLMIRGFKDAAEEGGTSVTGGQTVVNPWIIIGGVATVVCQPNEFIMPDNAVPGDVLVLTKPLGTQVAVNSHQWLENPEKWNKIKLVVSQEDVELAYQEAMFNMARLNRTAAGLMHTFNAHAATDITGFGILGHAQNLAKQQRNEVSFVIHNLPIIAKMAAISKACGNMFGLLHGTSAETSGGLLICLPREQAARFCAEIKSPKYGEGHQAWIIGIVEKGNRAARIIDKPRIIEVAPRGAASPQDNNASASPETPS; from the exons ATGCCGCGGATCG GGATCGGGATGGATTCCTGCGTGATCCCACTGCGGCATGGCGGTCTCTCCCTTGTACAGACCACAGACTTCTTCTACCCGCTGGTCGATGACCCCTACATGATG GGCCGTATCGCCTGCGCCAATGTCCTGAGCGATCTCTACGCCATGGGCATCACGGAGTGCGACAACATGCTGATGCTGCTGAGTGTGAGCCAGAAAATGACAGAGAAG GAGCGGGACAAGGTGGTGCCCCTGATGATCCGGGGCTTCAAGGACGCGGCGGAGGAGGGCGGCACCTCGGTGACCGGCGGGCAGacggtggtgaatccgtggatcATCATTGGCGGGGTGGCCACCGTGGTGTGCCAACCCAACGAGTTCATCAT GCCCGACAACGCGGTTCCGGGTGACGTGCTGGTGCTGACGAAGCCTCTGGGGACGCAGGTCGCCGTGAACAGCCACCAGTGGTTGGAGAAC CCCGAGAAATGGAACAAGATCAAGCTGGTGGTCTCCCAGGAGGACGTGGAGCTGGCCTATCAGGAAGCCATGTTCAACATGGCCCGGCTTAACAGAACAG CCGCTGGACTGATGCACACGTTCAACGCGCATGCGGCCACGGACATCACTGGCTTCGGCATCCTGGGCCACGCGCAAAACCTGGCCAAGCAGCAACGCAATGAGGTCTCCTTTGTCATCCACAACCTCCCCATCATCGCCAAGATGGCGGCCATCAGCAAGGCTTGCGGCAACATGTTCGGCCTCCTCCACGGCACGTCAGCGGAGACTTCTG GCGGCCTGCTGATCTGCCTGCCCCGGGAACAGGCGGCTCGCTTCTGCGCCGAGATCAAGTCGCCCAAGTACGGCGAGGGCCACCAGGCCTGGATCATCGGCATCGTGGAGAAGGGCAACCGGGCAGCGCGCATCATCGACAAGCCCAGGATCATCGAAGTGGCACCCCGTGGCGCTGCCTCGCCCCAGGACAACAATGCCAGCGCCAGCCCTGAGACCCCCTCGTaa